A region from the Branchiostoma lanceolatum isolate klBraLanc5 chromosome 2, klBraLanc5.hap2, whole genome shotgun sequence genome encodes:
- the LOC136427389 gene encoding UDP-glucuronosyltransferase 1-2-like, which translates to MSTGFHLLLAVATILSQRAQAADILVAPMTFGSPWMNVAKIAEALASRGHVVTVVAPASEKYDLMRKLPSLRYELYGDPEKPPLLKNIMKTEPQKNAFSSLTWLELLAAANKITSSLWDNCEEMLSDSRLMTKLKKSHYDVVLTYPGSSCGFIVAQYLDLPLVCTLRSMPTGLDIRASGVPNPVSYVPTMTSGLTDQMTFLQRVKNTQMYFGLTTMGQVVMERSIDDVASRTIGSNYTMFAALSRTDVWLYQSDVMFDFPRPTMPNMVSIAGHMADKVKPLSEELEKFVQSSGDAGVVIVTFGSMVEAMPTERADMMAAAFARLPQKVVWRNAGTPPPSLGSNTKTRNWLPQCDLLGKCYLDALETDVNPLLFFVHGRCLL; encoded by the exons ATGTCGACTGGTTTTCATCTGCTCCTGGCAGTTGCTACCATCTTGTCACAACGTGCTCAAGCTGCAGACATCCTAGTGGCGCCGATGACGTTCGGCAGCCCGTGGATGAACGTGGCGAAGATTGCCGAAGCCCTGGCTTCCCGAGGACATGTCGTCACCGTGGTGGCCCCTGCTAGCGAAAAGTACGACTTGATGCGGAAATTGCCGAGCTTGCGCTATGAACTTTACGGAGACCCAGAGAAACCGCCTTTGCTTAAAAACATCATGAAAACGGAGCCGCAAaaaaat GCATTTTCTTCACTTACTTGGCTGGAATTATTAGCAGCGGCAAACAAAATTACTTCTAGCCTCTGGGATAACTGTGAGGAAATGTTGAGTGATAGTCGGCTGATGACGAAACTGAAGAAAAGCCACTATGACGTAGTTCTGACGTACCCTGGGAGTTCATGTGGGTTCATCGTGGCTCAGTACTTGGACCTACCTCTGGTCTGCACGCTGAGGTCTATGCCTACAGGACTCG ACATCCGGGCCAGCGGTGTCCCCAACCCTGTCTCCTACGTACCAACTATGACTTCAGGACTGACCGACCAGATGACCTTCTTACAGAGGGTCAAGAATACCCAGATGTACTTTGGACTGACCACAATGGGACAGGTAGTGATGGAGAGGAGCATCGACGATGTTGCAAGCAG GACCATTGGTAGCAACTATACCATGTTCGCTGCCTTGTCAAGAACCGACGTGTGGCTCTACCAATCAGATGTCATGTTCGACTTCCCTAGACCCaccatgccaaatatggtcagCATAGCGGGCCACATGGCTGATAAGGTCAAACCACTCAGTGAG GAGCTGGAAAAGTTCGTGCAGAGTTCTGGTGATGCTGGGGTCGTGATTGTAACGTTCGGCTCCATGGTAGAGGCTATGCCTACAGAGAGAGCCGACATGATGGCCGCTGCTTTTGCCCGTCTGCCGCAgaaggtcgtgtggcgcaacgctGGGACGCCACCTCCAAGTCTGGGCTCCAACACCAAGACCAGGAATTGGTTACCTCAATGTGATTTACTAGGTAAATGCTACTTGGATGCTTTGGAGACTGACGTGAATCCGTTGTTGTTTTTCGTACACGGTAGATGTCTTTTGTAG